The nucleotide sequence CGGGCGTCGCTGTACGGGATCGTGCCGCTGACGTACTCGCGCGACCACCCCGGCCCGCTGGCCCGCGACGCCAAGGACGCGGCGATCATGCTGGCGGCGATGGCCGGCTCGGACCCGAACGACCCGCGTACGCAGGGGCTGCCGCCGGTGCCCGACCTCGTCGCGGCCGCCACGCCGGCGTACCGCGGCAGGCGACTGAAGCTGCGCTGGCCGACGCGGATCGGCGTCATCCCTGGGTTCGTCTCCGGCACCAGCGCGACGGCGGCCGCGCGGCGGGCGTTCCTGGACACCCTGGCCGGCGTCGAGGGCGTCTCCGTCGTGGACGTGACGCTGCCGGACGAGTGGGACCTGCTCACCGGCCGCTTCAACGACGTCCGGCTGCCCGAGCGGGCCGAGCCGTTCGTGCCGTACCTGCGCCAGGACCTGCGGCTGTTCGGGGTGTCGCTGACCAGCTGGCTGCAGGGCGCGCTGATGGGCGCCGACGAGTACGTGACGGGGCAGCGGGCCAAACTGGTGCTGCTCGACCGCGTGCTCACCGACCTGTTCGACCAGTGCGACGTCGTCGTGCAGACGTCGCCGGTGCCGTTCGACATCATCGGGCTGCCGGAGCTGGCGCTGCCGATCGGATTCTCCGGCGGTCAGCCGGTGGGCACCATCCTCGGCGGCCGCCCGTACGCCGAGGACCGGCTGCTTGCCGTCGCGGCCGCCTACCAGTCGCTGACCGACTGGCACTGGCAGCGTCCGCCCGATCCCGCCGCGACGCCCGCCGGGGCGCGGTCGCTGGCCACCGCCGGTGCGCGTCCCCGGCTGACGGCCGAGGAGGCCGCCGAGCAGTCGCAGTAGGCGTTCCTTGATCATCGGCGATCCCTGGCGCTCCCACGCCAGCGATCGCCGATGATCATGGGAGCGGGGCGCTCAGGCAGCCGGCGGGATGTTGTGGGTGTACTGGAACACGTTGTCGGGGTCCCACGTGCGCTTGATGTCCTGCAGCCGCTGGTAGGCGCCGTCGGAGAAGGCCGACTTCACCACCTCGGGCGACGAGCCGGCGGCGAGGAAGTTGAACGCGCCGACCGGCCGCGTGTGCCCGTCGAGCGCCGCGAAGCCCTCGTCGAGGCGCTGCCGGACGGCGGCCAGCTGCTCCGGCGAGGCGGCCAGCGCGTTCGCCGCGCCGATGTACGGGGTGTCGCGGTGGGAGAGCGGGCTGTCCTGGTCCTTCGCCGCGGCGCCGCCGAGGTGGCGGACGTCGATGCCCGGCACCGGCGAACCCGGCGCCACGAGGTCGAGCAGCGCGCCGATGGTGTCGTCGGTCAGGTCGCTCAGCCCGGTGCTGCGCCCGGCCGTCGGCATGGGGTCGGTGGGCTCGTTGCCCGACAGCGCGGCCTCGAGGTACGTCTGGGTGCGGAAGCCGCCCATCAGCGGGTCGCCCAGCTCGGCCAGCAGCGGGTCGAGCGCGGAGCCGTCGTCGCCGGCGATGGTGGCCCGGAACATGGCGACGTGCTGGCCGCGCAGCGGCTCGGGCACCGCCGGGATGGGCGGGAACGACATGACCATGACGGCGGACGTGACGTCGTCGGAGACCTGGCCGGTCCAGTCGGCCCACGCGCGCAGCACCTCGGCGGCCCGCGCGCCCGGGTAGATCAGCGAGCCGTTGTGCACCGCCGGGACGTCGTAGAGCCGCACCTCGAGCGACGTGACGACGCCGAAGTTGCCGCCGCCGCCCTTGAGCGCCCACAGCAGGTCGGGGTTGTCGTCCTGGCTGGCCCGCACGAGCGAGCCGTCGGCGGTGACGACGTCGGCGGCGACCACGCTGTCGGCGGCGAAGCCGAACCGGCGCATCAGCAGGCCGATGCCGCCGCCCAGGCTGTAGCCGACGGCGCCGACGGTCGGCGCGGTGCCGGACAGCCCGGCCAGCTGGTGCGGCGCGGCCTCCTCGAGGACGCCCCGCCAGCGCGCGCCGGCGTCGAACCGGGCGACCTTGCGCTCGGCGTCGACGTCGACCCCGGTCAGCCGGGTGACGTTGAGCACCACGCCGTCGTCGTTGGGCCGCACGGCGCCGTGGCCGGAGGACTGCACGGAGAACGAGACGTCGTTCTCGCGGGCCAGCCGGACCGCCGCCTGGACGTCAGCGGCGGTCTCGGCCACCACGACGACCGCGGGGCGCTGGTCGATGAGCAGGTTCCACGGCCGCCGCACGTCGTCGTAGCCGTCGTCGCCGGGCGCGTAGGCCCGGCCGGTGAGCGTCGAGCGGAAGCCGTCGAGGTCGATCATGGGACTCTCCATCCGGGTGCAGTGTTCATGGGTGCCCGGCAACAGTGTGCCGGTCGGGTCCGACAACGGGACGGATGGAACCGGAGAAGTGTGACAGTCAGCTGGTCAGCGCCTTGATGGCCAGGTCGGCGTCGGCCTTGGTGGAGTAGAGGTGGAACGACACCCGCAGCCGCCCGCCGCGCACCGCCGCCCGCACTCCGGCCGCCGCCAGCCGCTCCTCCGCGCCCGGCACGTCCACGGACACGATCGCGGAGTCGCCCGGCGCCAGCCCCAACCCGGCCCGGAACCGGTTCGCCAGGCCGACGTTCCAGCCGTGCACGGCCTCGACGGTCACGTCCGCCAGCAGCTCCAGCGCCGGCGCCGCGCCGACCCACGAGAACCACGCCGGCGACAGGTCCAGCCGCCGGGCGTCGTCGGCCAGCCGCAGCGGCGGCCCGTAATACGACGCGAACGGGTCGTCGCCGGCGAACCAGCCCGCCTGCGACGGCACCACCCGCGCCCGCAGCTGCGCCGTCGTCACCAGGAACGCCGTGCCACGCGGCGAGAGCTGCCACTTGTAGCCGCCCGCCACCAGCGCGTCGAACCGCCGCGCGTCGACCGGCAGCCAGCCCACCGCCTGGGTCGCGTCGGCGACGGTGACCGCGTCGGCCGCCCGGGCCGCCGCCAGCACGCCGTCGACGTCGGCGACCACCCCGCTGGCCGACTGCACGACGCTGAACGCGACGACGCCGACGTCGGGCGTGACGTGGGCCGCGAGGTCCGCCGCCGGCACCGTCCGCACCACGACGCCGCGATGCGCCTGCGCCAGCCACGGGAACAGCAGCGACGTGAAGTCCTCCTCGGGCGCCAGCACGACCGTCCCGTCCGGCACCGACGCCGCCAGCTGACCGACCAGCTGCGACACCTGCGCGCCGGTCGTCACGTCGTGCTCGTCGGCGTCCACCAGCCGCGCGAACGCCGCCCGCGCCCGGGCCGTCGACTCGCCCCAGCCCTCCCACGACACCCGCCCGTGCCGCCACTCGTCCAGCGCCGCCTGCAGCGCCGTCCACGCCGTCGACGGGGGCAGCCCGTAGCTCGCCGTGTTCAGCCAGCCCGGCTCAGGGCTGAACAGGGATCGCGCTGCGGCAAGGTCCATGCGGCCATCGTGCCAGCGTGGCGTGGACGGGGTGCGGGGCGGGCCGCCAGTAGAGTGCACCCGTGGAGGACATCGACAGGAAGATCGTGGCGCTGCTGATGCGGGACGGCCGGATGAGCTACACCGATCTCGGCAAATCGACCGGCCTGTCCACGTCGGCCGTGCACCAGCGGGTCCGCCGGCTCGAGGAACGCGGCGTCATCCGCGGCTACTCCGTCGTCGTCGACCACGAGGCCGTGGGCCTGCCGCTGACGGCGTTCATCTCCATCAAGCCGATCGACCCCAGCCAGCCCGACGACTCACCGGACCGGCTGGCCGGCGTCCCGGAGATCGAGGCCTGCTACTCCGTCGCCGGCGACGAGAGCTACATCCTCAAGGTGCGGGTCGGGCGCCCCGCCGACCTCGAGGACCTGCTCGCCCGCATCCGCTCGTCGGCGAACGTGACCACCCGCACCACCATCGTGCTCTCGACGCCGTACGAGAACCGCCCGATGACGGCGTGAGTCGCGGCGGGTAGACGGTGAACGGAGAGCTCGCGGTGATCGCGGCCGTCGCCGCGCACGGCTCACGATGGCTCGCCACACCTGGCACGGAACCGCCGCCCGGTCCAGCCTGCTGGCGGCCCTGGCGGAGATCGGACGGTTCGCCGAGGACTCCGGCCTCGGCGAATGGTCACCATGGTTCACCAGGGCGCGAGCGCTGCTCGACGACGAGGATCCCGTGCCCCCGTACCACGGGGACCTGCTCCCGGATGACAGCCCGCTCGGGCTTCGGCAGCTGGCCGCGGCGGCCGTGCAGGCGTGGGTGTTCGGAGGCATGGGTTCCTGGAACGACCTCGGTTTCGGGGACGACGCAGTGCAGGCCGGCTACGAGCGATCGACCCGGAAGCTCTACGACGCGATCCGGGACGCGGTCGCCGCGTCCGCCAGCGGCGTCAGCTGAAGGCGCTCTCACCGGTCAGCGCCTGGCCGATGACGAGTTGGTGCACCTCGCTGGTGCCCTCGTAGGTGAGCACCGACTCCAGGTTGTTGGCGTGGCGCAGCACCGGGTACTCCAGGGTGATGCCGTTGGCGCCGAGGATCGTGCGGCACTCGCGGGCGATCGCCAGCGCCTCGCGGACGTTGTTGAGCTTGCCCAGGCTGACCTGCTGCGGCGTCAGCTTCTCGGCGTCCTTCAGGCGGCCGAGGTGCAGGGCGAGCAGGTAGCCCTTCTGCAGCTCCAGCGCCATGTCGGCCAGCTTGGCCTGGGTGAGCTGGAACGACGCCAGCGGCCGGTCGAACACCTCGCGGGTCTGCGCGTAGGAGATGGCGGCGGCGAGGCAGTCGCGGGCCGCGCCCAGCGCGCCGAAAACGATGCCGAAGCGGGCCTCGTTGAGGCAGGACAGCGGCCCCCGGAGACTGGACACCTCCGGCAGGACGGCGTCGGCGGGCAGCCGGACCCCCTCGAGGACGAGCTCGCTCGTCACCGAGGCCCGCAGCGACAGCTTCTTGCCGATCTTCGGGGCCGAGAACCCGGGCGTCCCCGCCGGCACCAGGAAGCCGCGCACGGCACCGTCGTCACAACGGGCCCAGACGACGGCGACGTCGGCCACGGTCCCGTTGGTGATCCACATCTTGGTGCCGTCGAGCACCCAGTCGTCGCCGTCGCGGCGGGCGCGGGTGCGCATGCCGGCCGGGTTGGAGCCGAAGTCGGGCTCGGTGAGGCCGAAGCAGCCGATCAGCTCCCCGGCGGCCATGCCGGGCAGCCAGCGCTGCTTCTGCTCCTCAGACCCGAACTTCCAGATCGCGAACATCGCCAGCGACCCCTGCACCGACACCAGCGAGCGGACGCCGGAGTCGCCGGCCTCCAGCTCCATGCAGGCCAGGCCGTACGAGACGGCGTTGGTGCCGGCGCAGCCGTAGCCGGTGAGGTGCATGCCGAGCAGGCCGAGCTTCCCGGCCTCCAGCGCGAGCTCCCGGACGGCGCCTTCGGACAGCCCGTCCTCGTACCAGTCCGCGATCGACGGGCGGACGCGGTCGTCGACGAAGTGGGCGACGGCGTCGCGCAGGTCGCGCTCCTCCTCGCTGAGCAGGTGCTCGACGCTCAGCAGCTCCAGGGGCGAGGTCATGTCACTCCTTCTCGGCCAACTCGACGGCGGCCCTCTCGATGTCCTGCTCGCCGAGCAGGACGTGGTTCGCGGCGGCACCCAGCGGCACGAAGCTGTCGTGGCTGGCGACGCGGGCGATGCGGCCCTCGTAGCCTGACTCCACCAGTGCGGTGACGACGCCTTCGCCGACGCCGCCGGAGTGCCGGGTCTCGTCGGCCACCAGGACGCGGCCGGTGAGGTTGGCCTCGCGGACGATGTCCTCCACCGGCAGCGGCGCGAGCCAGCGCAGGTCCAGCACCTGGGCGCTGATCTTCCGGTCGGCCAGCCGCCGGGCCACCCGCAGGCTCATCGGCACGCCGTTGCCGAACGTGACGATGGTGAGGTCGGCGCCTGATCCGTGGACCCGGGCCCGGCCGATCGGCGCGTGCTCACCCCCGTCGAGCACGAGCCAGCCGCCGTCACCGTCCTCGTGCAGGTCACGGGTGTGGTAGAGCGCGATCGGCTCGAGGAACGCCGACACCGTCCCGTCGACGGCGGCCGCGGCCAGGCAGGTGCGCAGCATGGCGGCCGCGTCGTCGCCGCGGGACGGGCAGGCGACCACGAGGCCGGGGATGTCGCGCAGCACGGCGACGCCGTTGTCGTTGTGGAAGTGCCCACCGAAGCCGCGCTGGTAGGCCAGCCCGGCGATGCGGACGACCAGCGGGTTGCGGTACTGCCCGGTGGAGAAGAAGGACAGCGACGCCGCCTCGCCGCGCAGCTGGTCCTCGGCGTTGTGCAGGTAGGCGAGGTACTGGATCTCTGGGACGGGCAGCAGCCCGGCCAGTCCCGCGCCGAGCCCGAGGCCGAGGATCGACTGCTCGTCCAGCAGCGTGTCGAAGACGCGGGCGCGCCCGTGCTTGCGGGCCAGGCCGCGGGTGACGCCGTAGACGCCGCCCTTGCGCCCGACGTCCTCGCCGAACACGACGACGCGGTGGTCGCGGCCGAGGGCGGAGGACAGCGTCGCGTTGATCGACTCGGCCAGCGTGGCCGGCTGGTCCGCCCGGGCCTCGTCGTACAGGCCGGCGGCGGCCCGGGCGACGGCGTCGGGCGTGCGCGGGGCGAGCGGCGCGACGATCTCCGTCGCCGAGCCGAGCGTGCGGGCGCCCCTCAGGTCGTCGGCGACGGCGTCGACCTCGGCCCGCAGCTCGCGGTACCGGCCGATCAGCTCGGCGGGCGTCGCGGCGCCGGCCGTGACCAGCGCGCGGGCGGTGCCGAGGATCGGGTCGCGGGCATGGTCGGCAGCGATCTCGGCCGGCGTGCGGTAGCCGATCTCGGCGTCGCTGCCGGCGTGCCCGAGGTAGCGGACGGTGCGCAGGTGCAGGAACGCGGGCTTGCGCTCCTCACGGACGTAGCCGGCCGCCCGCCGCGCCGCCGTCAGCGCCGTCGCGGTGTCGGCGCCGTCGGCCTGGACGTAGGTGAGCCCGGGCCGCGCCCCGTACGTCGTCGCGATCCAGCCGGCCGGGGTCGGGACGGAGATGCCGATGCCGTTGTCCTCGCAGACGAACAGGATCGGCGCCGGCAGCCCTTGGAACGCCGTGTTCAGGGCGGTGTTGACGGCGCCGACGGCGGTCGAGTGGTTGGCCGAGGCGTCGCCGAACGAGCAGACGACGACCGCGTCGTCCGGCCAGGCCGCCGGCGCGCCGAGCCGGTGCGCCCGGTGCAGCGCGACCGCCAGCCCGACCGCGCGCGGCAGGTGCGAGGCGATGGTGGACGTCTGCGGGACGATCGACAGCGCCGCGTTGCCGAACACCTTGTGCCGGCCGCCGGCGATCGGCTCGTCGGCGGCGCCCATGAGGCTCTGCAGCACGTCGCGGACCGGCGTCGAGCCCTCGACCTGCGCCGCTCGGGCGGCGTAGAAGCCGCCCGAGCGGTAGTGCAGCAGCGCCGGGTCGTTCGGGCGCAGCGCCGTCGCGACGACGGCGTTGGACTCGTGCCCGGCCGAGCCGATGGTGTAGAAGCCGCGCCCGGCCGCCCGCAGCTCCCGCGCGACGACGTCCAGGTGCCGGCTGGTCACCTGGGCGTCGAAGATGCCGCGCAGCACGTCGGCGTCGACGGTGCTGGGGTTCGCGGCGACCGGCAGTGCGTCGATCGCCGCGAGCAGCGACTCCTCGAGCGCGGCCGGCGTGCTCACGACTCGTCGAGCCGGAAGCCGAGGTCGGCGTCCAGGTCGGCGACGTCCATCTGCGCCTTCTGCAGCCGGCCGGAGTAGTCCCAGTTCACCGACTGCCAGCGGGTGAACTGGTCGAGCACCCACATGCCGGACTGCCGCGACCCGTTGCCCGACTTGCCGTTGCCGCCGAACGGCAGGTGCGCCTCGGCGCCGGACGTGGAGTTGTTGATGCTCACCATGCCGGCGGAGATGCCGCGCCGGTACGCGAACGCGTCGGCCGGGTTCGTCGTGTAGATGCTGCTGGACAGCCCGTAGCCGGGCGCGTTGGCGAGGTCGATCGCCTCGTCCAGCGTGCTGTAGGTCGTGACGCCGACGATCGGGCCGAACGTCTCCTGGTCGAACAGCTCGTCGCCGGGACGGACGCCGTCGACCACCACCGGGTGGTAGAAGAGGCCCTTCGCGGGGTCGCCGACGAAGCCGTCGCGCGGGTTGGCGCCGGTGATGCGGCCGGTGCGGCCGAGCACGGTGTGCTGCGGCTGGACCCAGCCGAGGAACTTCTCGTACCGCTCGGCGAACTTGGCGTCGAGCAGCGGGCCCATGAGGACGTCCTGCGACGGGTCGCCGACGGCGGCGGCGTCGACCGCGGCGGCGTAGCGGCGGATGAACTCCTCGTGCAGCGACTCGTGCACGATGACCGTCCCGAGCGACGTGCAACGCTGGCCGGCGGTGCCGAAGCCGGAGAACAGCGCCCCCTCGACGGCGAGGTCGAGATCGGCGCTGGGCGCGATGACCAGCGGGTTCTTGCCGCCCAGCTCGAGGCACGCCGTCTGCAGGTGGCGGCCGGTGAGCGCGCCGATCTCGCGGCCCACCTCCGACGACCCGGTGAACCCGACCTTGTCGATGTAGCCGAGCTCGAGCGACTCCTGCAGGCCGGCGTACGTCTCGGCGCCGTCGGCGTGCACCAGGTTGAACACGCCGTCGGGCAGCCCGCCGCCCTTGACGAACAGGTCGTGGAACGCGTTGGACACGACGGCGGAGTACTCGGCCGGCTTCCACACGATGGTGTTGCCGGCCAGCAGCGCCGGGACGATGTACCAGGACGGCACCGCGACCGGGAAGTTGCCGGCGGTGATGACGGCGACGGTGCCGACCGGGTTGCGGAACGTGAACAGCTGCTTGTCGGGCATCTCGCTGGGCACCGTCTGGCCGTACAGCCGGCGGCCCTCGCCGAGGAAGAAGTCGCAGGTGTCGACGATCTCGCGCACCTCACCGAGCGCCTCGGCGTACGGCTTGCCGATCTCGCGGGTGACCAGCCGGGCCAGCGACTCGGCGTTCTCCTCGACCACCCGGCCGATGTGCGCGATGGCCCGGCCGCGGACCGGCGCCGGGACGTCGGCCCAGGCGCGCTGGGCGTTGTGGGCGACGACCGCGGCGGCGGTGAAGATGCGCCCCGGCGCGAGGCTCACCTCGCCGACGACGTCGTCGAGGTCGGCCGGGTTCAGGCTGGCGACGGTGCGATCGCCGGGGACGGCCTTGCCGTCGACGACGGAGGTGACGGTGCGGGTCACAGTGGTTCTGCTCCTCGGGTGCTCAGCTGACACGGGCGACGGCGCGGCCGAACGCCGCGACGGCGAGGTCGATCTCATCATCGGTCACCGACAGGGCGGGACGGAAGCGGATCGCCCGCTCGCCGCAGGGCAGCGCGATGACCTGCTCGTTCTCGCGGAGGTCCGCGGTGACGGCGTCGCGCGTGGCGCCGTCGGGCAGGTCGGCGGCGACCATGAGGCCGCGGCCGCGCACGTTGCTGACGGCGCCGGTCTCGGCCGCGACGGCGCGCAGGCCGGCGACGAACCGCTCGCCCTTCGGGCCGGCCGCGTCGATCAGGCCGTCCTGCTCGATCAGTTCCAGCAGCCGGCGCGACCGCACCATGTCGGCCAGCCCGCCGCCCCACGTCGAGTTGATGCGGCCCGACACGGCGAACACGTTGTCGGCGACCTCGTCGACGCGGCGGCCGGCCATGACGCCGCCGATCTGCACCTTCTTCGAGAACGCGACGACGTCGGGCTGCAGGCCGAGCTGCTGGTACGCCCACGCCGTGCCCGTCGTGCCGGTGCCGGTCTGCACCTCGTCGACGATGAACAGCGCGTCGTGCTCGTGCACCAGCGCCTGCATGGCCTGCAGGAACTCGGGGCGCATGTGGTTGTCGCCGCCCTCGCCCTGGATCGGCTCGCAGATGAACGCGGCGATGTCGTGCGGGTGGATCTCGAAGGCCTGACGGGCCTGCTCGAGCGCGTGCCGCTCGGCCGCCTCGACCTCGTCGAGGTGCTCATCGAGCGGGAACGTGATGGCTGGGACGTCGATGCGCGGCCAGTCGAACTGCGGGAACCGCGCCGTCTTGTTCGGCTCGGTGTTCGTCAGCGACATGGTGTAGCCGCTGCGGCCGTGGAAGGCCTTCGTCAGGTGCATGACACGGGTGCCGAGGGCGGCGTCGCGGCCGTGCGCCTCGTTGTGCCGGCTCTTCCAGTCGAAGGCGACCTTGAGCGCGTTCTCGACGGCGAGCGCGCCGCCCTCGACGAAGAACAGGTGCGGGAGCTCGGGGTCGCCGAGCACGCGGACGAACGTCTCGGTGAACTCGGCGAGGTGGACGGAGTAGATGTCGGGGTTGGCCGGCTTGTTGGCCGCGACCCGGGCGAGCAGATCCATGAACGCGGGGTCGTCGACGAGTCCCGGCGGGTTGCAGCCCAGCGGCGCGGAGGCGAAGAACGTGTACATGTCCAGGTACCGCTTGCCGTCACGCGCGTCGACCAGCCAGCTGCCCTGGCTGGCGTCGGTGTCGAGGACGAGCTTGAAGCCGTCCGTGAGCAGATGCTTGCCGAGAATCGCGTGGACCTCGTCCGCGGTGATGGTGAGCTGTTCGGCCACGATCGGTGAACCTCCTCGAACCCGGGTACGGTGACAGAAGACGTCCCTCGTGAGGCTCGCCTGGACGTAATTCTTGCGTTGATTAGCTGTCAAAGCAAGAAGACATCCCGTTACGGTCTAGCCCGAATGGGGGCTTTTCAGTCGAGATCTCGCTGCAGCAGGACGGTGTCGAGCCAGCGGCCGTGCTTGCGGCCGACGGCGCCGAGCCGGCCGGCCTCGGTGAACCCGAGCGAGCGGTGCAGCGCGAGCGACGGGTTCGCGCCGCCCTCGTCGACCACGACGGCGATCAGCCGGCGGAGTCCGGCCGCCGCGCCGGCGTCGATGAGCGACGTCATCAGCAGCCGGCCCAGGCCGCGGCCGGTGTGGGCGGGGGAGAGGTAGACGGTGTTCTCGGCCGTGTACCGGTAGGCCGGCTTGGGGCGCCAGGGCGCGGCGTACGCGTAGCCGGCGACCGTGTCGCCCGCGGTCGCGACCAGGAAGGGCAGCCCGCGATCGGTGAGATCGCCCAGCTTCTGTGCCCAGTCGGCGACCGTGGGCGGCGTCTCCTCGAAGGTGACGACGCTGGTCTCGACGTAGTGGGCGAAGATCGTGGTGACGGCGGGCAGGTCGGCCGCGGTCGCGGGACGGATGGTCGTCGACGTCGATTCACTATAGAGAACCACACCTCATTATAGTGAACGGCATGGATCTCGTCGCGCTGGGCCGCCGCATCACCGATGCCCGCCTGCAGCGGTCCCTGCCGATGTCCGCCCTCGCCGAGAAGTCCGGCGTCAGCGCCAGCATGATCTGGTCGGTGGAGCGCGGCCGCAAGGCGCCCACTGTCGTGGTGCTGGACCGCATCGCCAAGGCGCTGGGCACGCCGATGGCGACGCTGCTCGATCCCGGCGACGTGCGGCGGGTCATCGTGCGCCGGGCGGCCGAGCAGGACGTCGCCGTCGCCCCCGACGGCTGGCGCCGCACGATCCTGACGCCGGTCGTGCCGGGGGTGAACTTCGAGTGGGTCCGGACCGAGCTGCCGCCCGGCGCCGCGCCCGGCGAGTACCCCGCCTACGCCGCCGGCTCCCACGAGTACGTCGTCGTCGAGACCGGCCGCCTCCGCCTCACCCTCGCCGACGACGCGCACGACCTCGCCGCCGGCGACTCGATCTACTTCGCCGCCGACGTGGCGCACACCTACGCCAACCCTTGGGACGTGCCGTGCTCGTACCACGTGGCCGCCCTGATCATGCGGCCGCGGAGTTGATGGCGCCGCTCGTCCGCGGGGATGTTGCCGAGTGGGCCGTCCCCCTGCTGCCCATTGTCTTAGCCGTGAACGCGCGCCTCAAGTCCGACGCCTTTGCTGGTTGCGGTGGTCTGTGGCTGGGGGCTCTGGACTTGACCCGCGCGTCCCCGGCCTAAGTACGTGTTGGGAAAGTGGTTCGGCGTGCCTGCGTGACTGATGTGACGGACGTGGTGATTGTGGTGGTTCATGGACACGTCGTCGACACCGCGGTACCCGTCGGATCTGACCGATGCGCAGTGGGAGTTGATCGCGCCGATGGTGCCGGTGAAGCCGGGTGGGCGTCCGGCCAAGCATGCCCGGCGCCGGATCGTGGACGCGATCTTGTACGTGAATCGGACGGGTTGTTCGTGGCGGCAGTTGCCGCACGACTTCGCGCCGTGGGACACGGTGTACTGGTACTTCAAGACCTGGAACGAGGCCGGGGTGACCGACCGGATCCACGACGCGCTGCGCGCTGCGGTTCGTGATGGGAACGGGCGTGACCCGATGGCCAGCGCAGGGATCGTGGACGCCCAGTCGGTGAAGGGCGCGGACACCGTCGGGCGCGACAGTCGGGGCTACGACGCTGGTAAGAAGGTGAACGGCCGCAAACGCCACATCGTCACCGACACCCTCGGGCTGCTCATCGTGGTGCTGGTCACCACGGCCGGTCTGCAAGACCGCGTCGGCGCCCGCCCGGTGCTGGCGCGGGCGAAGATGGCCATGCCCTCGATCGCGCTGGTCTGGGCCGATGGCGGCTACGTCGGCAAGCTGATCGCCTGGGCCCAGCAGCACTGCCGCATCCTGGTCGACATCGTGCGCAAACCCGAGGGCCGGCACACCTTCGAAGTCCTCCCGCGCCGCTGGGTGGTCGAACGAACACTGTCCTGGCTGATGCGAACCCGACGCCTGGCACGCGACTACGAACGCCTCCCCGAACACTCCGAAGCGATGATCAAGTGGGCGATGATCGGCCTCAGACCCGACGCCTGGCACCCGCGCCCGGACGACGCCCATGGCAACCCGCGCACCCCAGATAGCACCTTTCCCAACACTTACTAAGAACTCGGCAGCTATCAGGGGGACGGGGGAGGTGTGGCGACGGGCGGGTCATGGTCTGGCGTTACGTCGTGGTCTGCCGTTACGCGAAACGGCGGATTCGGGGCTCACGGCGTGACTAGGGACCAGGACGTAACGGCAGACCAGGACCCCGGGCGATCACCAACCTGGGTGTGAGTCGCGTCCTGGGTGTGAGGCGCGTTCCCGGGCCTGTTTCGCCGGTTCAGCGCGACTCAGACCCAGGACGCGACTCACACCCAGGAAGCCAACGGCGCATGTCGGGCGTGGCTGTGCCCGGTTCTTCCCCGTCCCCCTGATAGCTGCCAGTTCTTAGCCTCGATCCACCGACAGGTGGAGTGTCGTGGTAGGGCGTGGGAGCGTGAGAATGCC is from Jiangella alkaliphila and encodes:
- a CDS encoding acyl-CoA dehydrogenase family protein, which encodes MTSPLELLSVEHLLSEEERDLRDAVAHFVDDRVRPSIADWYEDGLSEGAVRELALEAGKLGLLGMHLTGYGCAGTNAVSYGLACMELEAGDSGVRSLVSVQGSLAMFAIWKFGSEEQKQRWLPGMAAGELIGCFGLTEPDFGSNPAGMRTRARRDGDDWVLDGTKMWITNGTVADVAVVWARCDDGAVRGFLVPAGTPGFSAPKIGKKLSLRASVTSELVLEGVRLPADAVLPEVSSLRGPLSCLNEARFGIVFGALGAARDCLAAAISYAQTREVFDRPLASFQLTQAKLADMALELQKGYLLALHLGRLKDAEKLTPQQVSLGKLNNVREALAIARECRTILGANGITLEYPVLRHANNLESVLTYEGTSEVHQLVIGQALTGESAFS
- a CDS encoding FAD-binding oxidoreductase; this encodes MIDLDGFRSTLTGRAYAPGDDGYDDVRRPWNLLIDQRPAVVVVAETAADVQAAVRLARENDVSFSVQSSGHGAVRPNDDGVVLNVTRLTGVDVDAERKVARFDAGARWRGVLEEAAPHQLAGLSGTAPTVGAVGYSLGGGIGLLMRRFGFAADSVVAADVVTADGSLVRASQDDNPDLLWALKGGGGNFGVVTSLEVRLYDVPAVHNGSLIYPGARAAEVLRAWADWTGQVSDDVTSAVMVMSFPPIPAVPEPLRGQHVAMFRATIAGDDGSALDPLLAELGDPLMGGFRTQTYLEAALSGNEPTDPMPTAGRSTGLSDLTDDTIGALLDLVAPGSPVPGIDVRHLGGAAAKDQDSPLSHRDTPYIGAANALAASPEQLAAVRQRLDEGFAALDGHTRPVGAFNFLAAGSSPEVVKSAFSDGAYQRLQDIKRTWDPDNVFQYTHNIPPAA
- a CDS encoding Lrp/AsnC family transcriptional regulator translates to MEDIDRKIVALLMRDGRMSYTDLGKSTGLSTSAVHQRVRRLEERGVIRGYSVVVDHEAVGLPLTAFISIKPIDPSQPDDSPDRLAGVPEIEACYSVAGDESYILKVRVGRPADLEDLLARIRSSANVTTRTTIVLSTPYENRPMTA
- a CDS encoding aminotransferase class V-fold PLP-dependent enzyme — encoded protein: MDLAAARSLFSPEPGWLNTASYGLPPSTAWTALQAALDEWRHGRVSWEGWGESTARARAAFARLVDADEHDVTTGAQVSQLVGQLAASVPDGTVVLAPEEDFTSLLFPWLAQAHRGVVVRTVPAADLAAHVTPDVGVVAFSVVQSASGVVADVDGVLAAARAADAVTVADATQAVGWLPVDARRFDALVAGGYKWQLSPRGTAFLVTTAQLRARVVPSQAGWFAGDDPFASYYGPPLRLADDARRLDLSPAWFSWVGAAPALELLADVTVEAVHGWNVGLANRFRAGLGLAPGDSAIVSVDVPGAEERLAAAGVRAAVRGGRLRVSFHLYSTKADADLAIKALTS
- a CDS encoding amidase, with amino-acid sequence MTAPSEAGGGPQDVHVDRRSFVARMAVLSAGAAVAGTVGLPRVAFGGPAAVRTRTGPHPDAYTSPRPEAVADPTELTIAEAAYLLRAGRLRAETLVEAYLARIAAFDDVYQAFNLVLTEEAAAAARRLRRGHYHGPLHGMPLAIKDNYYTAGVPTTANSYVFADFVPPFDATAVARLTAAGGIVLGKTQMGPLATTRATTPNGVVTTVNAWTPDDPSTNPGGSSTGTGTAVAGRLATSGIGTQTGGSITAPSNAQNLTGLKPTMGRASLYGIVPLTYSRDHPGPLARDAKDAAIMLAAMAGSDPNDPRTQGLPPVPDLVAAATPAYRGRRLKLRWPTRIGVIPGFVSGTSATAAARRAFLDTLAGVEGVSVVDVTLPDEWDLLTGRFNDVRLPERAEPFVPYLRQDLRLFGVSLTSWLQGALMGADEYVTGQRAKLVLLDRVLTDLFDQCDVVVQTSPVPFDIIGLPELALPIGFSGGQPVGTILGGRPYAEDRLLAVAAAYQSLTDWHWQRPPDPAATPAGARSLATAGARPRLTAEEAAEQSQ